In Desulfosudis oleivorans Hxd3, the DNA window GACTTCATGATCCGCCGCATCCTGGAGGCCGGCCGCTTTGCCCCGTCCGCCGGCAACGCCCAGCCATGGAAATTCATCGTTGTCAAAAACGCCGACATCCTCGCTGCAATGGAAAAGGACGCCGTCCGAATCACGAAACTGCTGATGTGGTTTCTCGACTACAACCGCACACCGTTGCGGCACCTGCTTTTAAAACCCTGGGTCAAACTGATCATTCGCGCCAACCATAACGAGCTGCACCCGGTGCCCATGGGCCTGATGCGTTCCATTGCCAACGGCGAATGCCCGGTATTTCACCATGCCCCCACCCTGATCCTGCTGCTGGAGGACCGGCGGGGGGTCTCCTGCCCGCCCACGGATATCGGCATCTGCGGCCAGAACATGGTGCTGGCGGCCCACAGCATGGGTGCCGGCACCTGCTGGATCGGTCTGATCAAGCTGCTGATGTATCTTCCCAAATGGAAAAAATTCTTCGGCGTGACGTACCCCTACCGGCTTAACGACTGCATTGCCGTGGGGTGGCCCAAAGTCCAGGCCGACGGCCATGTTCCCAGGGAAAAGCAGGTGGTGCGGTGGTTTGTCGACGGCATGAATATGCCGCCCAGAATTGAAGAACAGGGGGAGTGACATGACGACACAACCCGGCGTAAAACCCTGGACAAAAATTCCCGACTATTTTGATGCCGCGGAAATGACCACCGGCATTCTTGCCTTTAATGAAGAAACCTGCAGGCGGTGCGGCATCTGCTCTTTTATCTGCCCGGCCCGGTCCATCAAAAGCGACCGGGGGCCCATGAAATGGAAGGAAGGCATGCCGTGGCTGGCCACGGTGGCGCCCGATGTTACCAACTGCATTGCCTGCGGCTGCTGCCTGGCCGCCTGTCCGGAGGGGGCCATCACCATCGAACGGTGGTTTAATCCCGGATACTTTTATCAGCGACTCTCCCAGACCAGCGACCTGGTCTATCCCAAGTGCTACCTTTCGACAGACCCCGCGCCGGCGGACACGTGGCCCGCGCCGGACCCGGACATGCTTTCTCCCCGGTACGGTTCCCGGGAAAAGTGGGGCATGCGGGCCAACCGTCTCCGTATGACCGGCAACGTGATTTTGGGCGGTTCCCGGTTTTTTTTAAACGAGGCCCTTCGCGGCCGGCTGTTTTCGACGGTAAACGGCTTTTTATCCAAAACCCCGTCTGACATCTCCTGGACTGACCTGCTGGAGGAAAACGCCCGCCGGGTGCCGGACAAACCCTTTCTGGTGTATCAAAACGAGTCGTACACCTACCGCCAGGTCGATGAACAGGCCAACCGGATGGCCCGGTTTCTTCTTGCTTTGGGCGGTGGCCAGGGGTCCGGCGTGGGCATTCTGATGCGCAATTCCCCCCGGTTTCTGGATATTTTTTTCGGCGCCCAGAAGATCGGCATGTACGTGGTGCCCATCAACCCGGAGCTCAAGGGTGACGGCCTTGCCTACATCATCAACCACAGTGACATCGACCTGCTGGTGGCCGACGCCGAACTGGCAGACGCGGTCCGGTCGGTTGCGGACCGTTTTGAACAGCGCAAAAAAATCATTGTCAACGACATCGAAGCCGAGGCCCGGGGAATGGCCGTTCCCGAAACCATGGACCGGCTGAGCCGGGCCTATGCCGATTTTTCGCCCCAACACCCGGGCACCGGTTATCGGCCGGAAGACATCTGCATGATCATGTACACCTCCGGCACCACCGGTCCGCCCAAGGGGGTTGTGTATCGCTACAACAAAACCTCGGTCCGGCTGATGTGCCTGGCGGCTCACCTGATGCTCAGGCCGAGCGACACCTACTATACGCCCTATGCCCTTTGCCACGGCAACGCGCTGCTGGCCACCACCACCATGACCATGGGGGTTCGGGCCACCATGGCCCTGGCAAGAAAATTTTCCGCCAGCCGCTTCTGGGAGGATGTGCGCCGGCACCGGGCCACGGTATTCAACACCATCGGCTCGATCATTCCCATTCTCATGAAACAGCCGGAAAAGCCCGATGATGCCGACAATCATGTCCGGTTTGTCACCTCCTCCGGGTGTCCGCCGGAGATGTGGGGGCCGTTTGAAAAACGGTTCGGGGTCAAGCTTTACGAGGCCTACGGCGCCATTGACGGCGGCGGCAAAGGCATCTTCAACTTCGGCACGGCACCGGCCGGCTCCCTGGGCCGGATTCCCCGGGTGGTAAACTACCGGCTGGTGGACGACAGGGGCCGGGACGTGCCTGTCGGTGTGCCGGGTGAACTGCTCTTTGAGGCAAAAAAGACATCCGGCCGGGTGGAGTATTACAAAAACCCGGCAGCCAGCCGGAAAAAATCCGGTGACGGGTGGCTGCATACCGGGGACCTGGTAAAACAGGACATCAACGGGTTTCTTTATTTTGTGGGCCGCAACACCGAATCCATGCGAAAGGGAGGGGAAAACGTCTCCGCCTATGAAGTGGAGCAGGTGATCATGGACCATCCGGCCGTTGAGGAAGCGGCGGTCTATGCCGTGCCCTCGGACCTGGCCGAAGACGACATTCTGGCCGCTGTCCGCCTGGTGGCAACCAAAACCCTGACCCCTGAAGACCTGATCGCCTTTCTTTCCGACAGGCTGGCCCGGTTTGCCGTTCCCCGGTATATCCGGTTTATGGATGAATTTCCCAAGACCAGCTCCCACCGGATCATCAAGGGCGTGCTGGAAAAAGAGGGCATCACGGACGACACGTTTGACGCGCAACAGGCATAGCCGGCCTTTTTTGCGGCATGCCGTTCCTGCAACGGGAGGCTTCATGATATCACGCGGGGAAAAAGTTTTTCGGCTCGGCCAGAGACCTGCCTTTGACGACATGCTTATCGGCCTGAGCGCGGCGCCCAAAATTCCGGCCGGCCTGGTCCGGGAAACGCGGGAGGTGGTGGCCCTGGCCCGAAAGTTCAACGACGAAGTGGTCCGGCCCTATACCGCGGAGCTGGACCTGAAGATGCACGCCGACCCGAACTTTATTCCCTACGAATTTGTCTCTAAGGCCAATGAATGGGGATTTTACACGATGTGGATTCCCCGCATCTTTGGCGGCAGGGGATACAACATGCCCAGCATGTCGGTCTTTGTGGAGGAGATCGGCTCGGCCTGCCTGGCCATGGCCAACCTCATCGGCGTGCACTACCTGGGGGTGGCCACGCTCTGCGCCGCCTGGAACGCGGCCATGATCAACCGGCTCTGCCGGGACGTGGCCGCCGGTGAAAAAAACGGGGTTCCCTGCCTGATCTCCCTGGCCATCACCGAGCCCGGGGCGGGCACCGACGTGGAGGAGGTGGACCTGGTGGACCGGGCCAACCTCTCCTGCCTGGCCCGGCGGGTGGAGGGCGGATACATGGTCAACGGCACCAAGATATTTATTTCCAACGGCCATATCTCCACCTGGCACATGCTCATCACCTACACCGACCTGGAAAAGCCGTCTGAAAACACGGTGATGCTGGCCGTCAAAACCGGAGACAAGGGGTTTTCCTTTGGCCGCATGGAACACAAGCTGGGGCAGAAAGGGTGCCCGGCCAGCGAACTGGTTTTCAAGGACTGCTTTATTCCCGATGACCGGGTCTGCTTCGGCTGGGACCTGGCCGGCCCACGGCCGAGGCGGGACCGAAGGGCCGCCACCATGCAAGTCATTGATTTCGTGGTGTCCGCCACCCGGGCCGGTGTGGGGGCCTTTGCCACGGGTGGCGCCCGGGGGGCCTTTGAAACGGCCCTGGCCTTTGCCGCTGAAACCGAGGTCAACGGTAGCCTGCTGATCAACCACGAGTGGGCCCAGTGCATGCTGGCCGAAATGTATAAAAACGTGGTGGTGTCCCGGCTGACCTACGTGGAGGCCAACCACGCCAACGGACGGTACGGCTTTTACCGGCTGATGCAGCAGAAAATCATGTTTTACTACTTAAAATACGTGCCGGCCTTTATTGTCGAAAAAATCATATCCCCGCTTCTGGAAACACCAGGGGCGACCTGGCTGCTGCGAAAGGTGATGGCCGACGGCCAGACCGACGAGGAGCTTGAGCGCTGCTCGGGCATGGCCTCGCTTTCCAAGTTTGCCGCCTCGGACGCAGGCATACGGAACTGCCACCTGGCCCTGGAGATGATGGGCCAGGCCGGGCTGCGGCACGACCGGCGGGCTGAAAAAATCCTGCGCGACGCCAAGCTCTTGCAGATTTACGAGGGCACCAACCAGCTCAACCGGCTCAACCTGTTTAAAAACCTCATCGGCCGGGATTATCCCCAGGCAACGGTGTTCGACGAGTAGGGCCTTTGTCTCTCTTCCTGGCGGCCCGTTCCGGTCAGGGCCGGACCAGCATCATGTTATCAATCAGCCGGCAGGTGCCCACGCGCACGGCCAGGGCCATGAGGGCCGGCCGGTCGAGACTGTCCATGTCGTCCAGGGTGTCCGGATCACAGATGGCCACATAATCAATGGCGGTGTCGGAAAAACCTGCTATCAGGTTCCGGGCCGCTTCGATGATGGCGGCCGCCCCTGTTTCACCGGCGGCAACCATCTGCCGGGCCAGAACCAGGGACTTATAAAGGGAAAGGGCCGCCGGCCGCTGTTCCGGTTTAAGATAGGTGTTGCGGGAACTCATGGCAAGGCCGTCGGGTTCCCGCACAATAGGAGCGCCCATAATCTTTATGTCAAAGTTCATGTCCCGGGCCATGCGCCGGATCACGGCCAGCTGCTGAAAATCCTTTTCCCCGAAGATGGCCACATGGGGTTTGACGATATTAAACAGCTTGGCCACGACCGTGGCCACCCCCCGAAAATGGGCGGGCCGGAATATACCGCACAGGTGGTTGGGAAGGGACTCCAGCGACACATAGGTCTCATACCCCGGCTCGTAAAGACCGGTTGCTTCCGGCGCGAAAAGAACGTCCACGCCCTGGTTTTCCGCGGCCTGGGCGTCTTTCTCAAAGCTTTTTGGATAGGACGCAAAATCCTCGCCCGCGGCAAACTGGGTGGGGTTGACAAAAATGCTGAGCACCAGATGGTCCCCGTGGGCCTTGCCGGTTTCAAGCAGGGACAGATGTCCCTCATGAAGAAAGCCCATGGTGGGAACAAAGGCGATGGTTTTGCCCTGCCTGCGCATGCGGTCTGAATGGGCCTGCATGTCGGCGGCTGTTCGAAGAATGTCGATGGCGGCCTCCTCGGATAATAAATGGTTCGTGTTGCGACGCCATTATAAAGCCATGGCCTGCGGCTGTCAAAGCAAGTGGTGTACCGGGTTTTGTGTTTGACTTTTGACGGGAAAAAGAATAGAAAAACAGTGTTACGGTCCGCACAGGCAGCGGTCGGCCAGCCGCTGAACCGGACACAACACCGGCGGGCTTTTCGAAAACCCTCTGTTTGTATCATATCCTCAAGCCGTTTATGAAAAACCACACATCAATGGAGCCAATATCATGAAACAGCGTCTGTCCCGATGGATGATCACTATTTTCTGCTGCCTCTGGGCAACCGGTGTCCATGCCCTTGTGGGCGATATTCAGCTGCTCAACCGCTGGCCCATGGCCGGCCCCAATTCGATTGCCATTGCCGATATCGACGGCACCGACTATGTCTTTGTCGGGGACGGAGAGGTGGTTTCCGTGTATGACACCACTCCGGCCCTGCTTTCCCGGTTTGACGTCGCCCTTTCCGGAGCGGCGGACCTGGATAAACCCGGCGAGGTGGCAGGCACCGAAGGTATTTACGGAATTTTTTACGCGGAGAACCACCTGTATGTAGCCTGCGGCAACGAGGGGTTGCAAATCTTTGACGTGACGGACCCGCTGAATGTTGGAACACCCACGGGTGTGTATATTCCCCGGGAAACTCTGGGCCGGGCAAAGGTTTCGGATGTGACGGTACTGGACGGATACGCCTACCTGACCTATTTTCTGCTGACCTCCGAAGGGTACGACAGTGGCATTCAGGTGATTGATGTAACAAATCCCGCGAATCCTGTGCTGAAAGGTGAAAGCGAGCTGCCCGACACCTTTGCCGATCTGAAACGGGCTCAAGGCCTTCATGTAACAGACATTGACGGAACCCTTTATGCGTTTGTGGCTGACCTTTATAACGGTCTGGCGATTTTTGATGTAAACGTGCCTGCCGATCCACACGCAGAGGCCTCTTGCTATTTTACCTATGCCTATGACGTGACCGTTGCCGAAATTCCGGCCGACAGCGGCAATTATTATGCGTATGTGGCCGATGATTTTGCCGGATTGCGTATCATCTCCTTTGATCCGGACGAGTTTACCAATGAAGTGGACATCCTGTACGGTGCGGAAGGAAATGTCATTCCCACCTGCCAGTATGCCGGCGGCTCTTCCAAGGCCCTGTCCGTGACGGTTGATCCGGCAAATGAGCTGGTATTTGTCGGAGACCAGTATTATGGACTGCTGGCGATTGATGTGTCGGACGTTGCTAAGATCAACACCCTTCCGGGAGATGTGGACCTGACAGGCTATGTAACCAACTATGCCACGGATATGACCAGTGCCTACAGCGTGTGCGCGGAGACCGGTGGTCCCACGGTTGTTTATGTGGCAGACGCCATCAAGGGATTTCAGCGGGCTTCTCTGGTGGATCCCATGGACGAAACAACCTGGGAGATAACAGGCGTGGAAAACACCAATACCCCCGCAGATGCCGACGCCCTGTTTATTGACGAGAACACCAATTATATTTATGTCGTGGACGATGATGCCACCAATGCGGGACACGATGAGGGGCTTAGAATATTTTATGCTATTGTTTCAGAAGAATATTTAACCTTTTTGCTTAAAGGAAAGCTGCCCACCGATGGTGAGGCAAAGGATGTCTATGTACACGACGGGTACGTTTATGTGGCCGACGGCTCCAAGGGGCTGAAGATCATTGATCCGGGGCTGCCGGAAGATGGAGACGACGCGGATGAGGATGGCGACAACCAGTTTGTGGCCCAGCCGGAACTTACGGGAAGCTGCGTGGTGGCCGGCGGTACCGGGGATGCCATGGATGTTGTGGTGTCCGGCACTTTTGCCTATGTGGCGGCCGGGGCCGGCGGGCTGAGTATCATCAACGTGGTCAACAAAACCGCGCCTCAAGAAAAAGGGGTACTGGGCGGCGCCCATATTTCAGACGCCCGGGCCGTATGGGTCAAGGATGTGGATGGCAATGGTACCGATGACTATGCCTATGTGGCCGACGGGGGTAACGGTTTAAAAATAGTCGACATTTCCGACAAAACCAACCCCGCGCTTGTCAAAACCGTTGCGCTTGAGGGAACGGCCCAGAGCGTTTTTGAACTCAGAGGCCGGGCGTATGTGGCGGGCGGGGATGCGGGGTTTCACGTAGTTTTTGTGTCAGATCTGGAAAACGCCCGGCTGGTCAGCGGGTATAACGCCGCCCCCTTTGAGGATGTAAAAGATGTGTTTGCCGCCATTTCCAATGAAAGCCCGGCCGTGGACCTGCTCTGGGTGGCCACCGGAAAAACCGGTATGGGCTTTTTTACCTATCCGCCCGACGTGCCCCCTCAACTGGTGGTTCATTTCGATACCTTTGGTGACGCAAAGGCAGTCTCTGTGTTTGGTGACTTTGCTTTCCTTGCCGACGGTGCGGGCGGGCTTCTGGCCACAACCGTGTCCACGGCCAGCGGAGGAGCCACAGATGAAGGGTGGGACTGGCTGGCCGGGATCGTTCCCGTCGATATTCATTCAACCACCTATGGGGGATCTTCGGGATGTGCTGTGGACACAGTGCGGCCCGCCGCCACAGGGCTGTGGCAGTCTTTAAAAAAGCTTTTTCATAAAGGGTCGGCCTTTTGACAGGCCGGGCCTTTTTCTGATAGAAGTGAATCTGTTTAAGGAAAACAGGGCTGACTGAAGGCGTACTGTTGTACGCCGCACAAGGAAGCCCGCAGCTTGACGCAGAGATTGCGGAAAAAGGCCATTTATGGATGGAAACCCGTTAACATCATAACTCATGGGGCGAATATGGCAGGCGTAAACAAGGCGATTATCGTTGGAAGACTGGGAAGAGACCCGGAATTGCGCTACACACAGGACGGACGGGCCGTGGCCAGTTTCAGCGTGGCCACATCCGAAGAGTGGAAAGACAAGGATTCCGGCGACAAAAAAGAACGCACCGAGTGGCACCGGGTCGTGGCCTTCGGCCGGCTCGGTGAGATCTGCGGCGAATACCTGGCCAAGGGCCGGCTGGTCTATGTGGATGGACGGCTTCAGACCCGGTCCTGGGAAAAGGACGGGGTCACGCGCTATACCACGGAGATCGTGGCTGCCAACATGCAGATTCTCGAACCCAAGGGCAGCGGCGGCTCCGGTGGCGGCGGCTCCATGGGCGAGCCGGTTGCCGATGATGCGGGCATTCCCGACGACATCCCCTTCTAACAACAGATGCCGGGTCAGCAAGGCGGTCGGTGAAGATAAAAATCGCCGGAGCGTATCGGGCCTGATGATACGCTCCGGCGAGACGCGGTGGTGGAGGGGGAAACGGAGCGCCGGGGCGACACACATGCCGCACCCGGTGCGGTGATACGAGCCGGTGCCCGCGAATCAGGACTTCTTGTCTTCGATCTTTTCCTTGTCGCTGTCGTTCTCTTCGACCTCGGCCGTGGCTTTTTTAAAGTTTTTAATGCTCTTGCCGATGCCCGCGCCGATGTCGGGCAGCTTGCCTGCGCCGAAGATGATCAGCACGATCACAAGAATGATAATCAGTTCCGGCATGCCGATGCCAAACATGGTGGACCTCCCTTTTTCGCCTGCGCGATGAATTAAACAACCGGTGCCAGCGTGGTTTTAAATATCACGGCACCCGGATGAAAGTCAAACATTCGTTGCGCACAGGGCCTTGACAGGGCCGGAACTCGCAGCCCCATATATGTAAGGACAGCCGTTTATGAAAGCATCGTTTTATCCGGACCGGCGGGCCGCCCTGATCGGCAGCCTGCCCATGACCGACCATGCAGCAGCCACGCAACTGGTGTTCGAACACGCGCCCGATATTCCGCTGTGGGTGCAGTTGCCGGCCTACCCGGCCGAGGGCATGCTGGCCCAGTTTCTGCCCGGGTTTCCCGGTGTGAGCGAACAGAACGGCAAGCTGTTTATCAACACCCAGGACCCTGCCTTTCATGACGACGTGCTGGGCTTTTATGAGGCTTACCTGGCAGCGGAGCAGGACCCGTCCGTGCTTGATGGTTCCGTTTTCGCCTTAGACACCACGGTGGCCGCCGGGTTTTTCGAGTTTTTAAACCAGGCCGGGCCTGTTGCCGACCGGCTGTTTGCCGTCAAGGGCCAGATCACCGGACCCTTTACCTTTGCCACGGGCGTGACAGACGACCAGGGCCGTGCCCTGTTTTACGACGACCAGCTTCGGGACGTGGCGGTCAAGCTGATCGCGGCCAAGGCCCGGTGGCAGGCCCGCCGCCTGGCCGCCCTGGGCCGGCCGGTGATCATTTTTTTTGACGAGCCGGCCCTGACCGCATTCGGCTCTTCGGCGTATATCAGTATCTCCCGGGCCGATGTAACGGCCTGCTTTGAGGAGGTGTTTGCCGCGGTGCATGCCGAAGGTGCCTTGGCCGGGGTCCATGTGTGCGCCAATGCCGAGTGGGACCTGATTTTGGATTCTTCGGCCGATATCGTCAGCTTTGACAGTTATTCCTTTTTTGACAAGTTTGTGCTCTACGCGGACCACATCCGGCGGTTTATCGACCGGGAAGGACTTCTGGCCTGGGGCATTGTGCCCACCGGCGACAAAGAGGCGATTGGCAAAGAGACCGTGGCGTCCCTGGTCGCACTCTGGCATGAACAGGTCGCCCGGGTTGAAAAGCTGGGCATCGACAGGACAACCATTGAGCGGCTCTCGCTGATCACGCCGAGCTGCGGCACCGGGTCTCTTGACATGGACTCGGCCCTGCGTGTGCTGGAATTGAATGCCGGGGTGTCGAAAGCGCTGCGGGCCGGGCAATGAAAAATCGTTTATTTGCGGCATGAAGGCATATCGGCAGATTGTTTTCGATACCGATACCGATACCGATTTGGATAAAAAATGTGTACCGGCCTGAATGCGTTTCAAGCCGGTTTTAATACAATATTATACGAGGTGATACATGAGTGAAACCGGACAGTTTACCGGCGCCAGCCGGTATGTGTTGGACAGCGAACTGGCCCAGATCGTCAATGTCTCCATGGCCCTGGAAATGCCCCTGCTGTTAAAGGGCGAGCCGGGCACGGGCAAAACCATGCTGGCTTACGCCATTGCCGAAAGCCTGGGCATGCCCCTGATCGTGCTCAACGTGAAGTCCAGCATGAAGCTGGTGGAGGCCCTGTACCAGTACGACACCCTCACCCGGCTCAACGACGCCCGGTTCGGGGACTCCAACCGGAACGTGAGCGACATCGAGGACTACATTAAAATGGGCAAGATCGGCCAGGCTTTTACCGCCGATACCCGCACCGTGCTGCTCATCGATGAGATCGACAAGGCAGACACCGATTTTCAGGACGACATGCTTGATGTGCTGGACCAGATGACCTTTGACATCGTGGAGATCGACAAAACCATTCGGGCCAAAACCCGGCCGGTGATCATCATCACCTCCAACGCGAAAAAAGACCTGTCCGACCCGTTCCTGGGCCGGTGCAACTTTCATCACATCGCCTTTCCCGATCCCAAGATGATGCGAAAGATCCTTCAGGTCCACTTTTCGGACATTGATGACCTGCTGCTGGACAACACAGTGGATGTGTTTTACCGGCTGCGCCAGCTGGAGAGTATTGAAAAGAAACCGGCCACCCGGGAGCTGATCAACTGGATTCGGGCCTTGCGGGCCGACCGGGACTTTAACCCCAAGAAACTGGCCAAGGGCGAAATTCCCTTTCTGGGCGTGCTGTTTAAAAAAAGCCGCGACTATGAGCAGGCCTTTTCCGCGGTGGAGCGGCGGCGGCTCCTGTAGGCCGAACTCTTTATTTTCCCTGGGGCGAACACCATGTTTATCGACTTTTTCTATAAGCTCAAGGATATCGGCGTGCCGGTGACCCCCACCGCCTTTCTCACCCTTCATCGTGCCCTTGCCCTGAACCTGGTAAACTCCGTTGATGATTTTTACACCACCAGCCGCACCATACTGGTCAAAAGCGAGCGCTATTTTGACCTGTTTGACCAGCTGTTTGCCCACTATTTTCAGGGCGCGGACATGCCCGACCCGGACGACTGGGAGATCGACGAGATCATGCGGGCCATGCTGGACGAGTGGTTAAAAGACCCCAAAGAGCTGGCCGACATGCTGGGCATCACGCCGGAGGCCCTGGCCCAGATGACCCCGGACCAGGTGGTGGAATATTTTAAAGAGCGGCTAAAAGACCAGACCGAACGCCACGACGGCGGCAACCGCTGGATCGGCACCCGGGGCACCTCGCCGGTGGGCCACTCTGGCACCCACCCCGGCGGCATGCGGGTGGGCGGGGTCTCCCGCAACAAGTCCGCGGTCAAGGTGGCCATGGAAAGGCGCTACAAGGACTATTCCCGCTCCGGCCCCCTTACCCAGGCCCAGGTAGGCGAAGCCTTAAAGCGGCTTCGCAACATGGTGCCCTCCGGCCCCAAAGACCAGGTCAACATCGACAAAAGCATCTACCACACCGTTAAAAACGGCGGCGAGATCGAAATCATTTTTGACCGGAGCTTAAAAGACCGGCTCAAGGTGATTCT includes these proteins:
- a CDS encoding single-stranded DNA-binding protein, yielding MAGVNKAIIVGRLGRDPELRYTQDGRAVASFSVATSEEWKDKDSGDKKERTEWHRVVAFGRLGEICGEYLAKGRLVYVDGRLQTRSWEKDGVTRYTTEIVAANMQILEPKGSGGSGGGGSMGEPVADDAGIPDDIPF
- a CDS encoding nitroreductase family protein, producing MSEKKTPDRPDLSRWTPVEEVIFKRRSIRAFKKEPLPDFMIRRILEAGRFAPSAGNAQPWKFIVVKNADILAAMEKDAVRITKLLMWFLDYNRTPLRHLLLKPWVKLIIRANHNELHPVPMGLMRSIANGECPVFHHAPTLILLLEDRRGVSCPPTDIGICGQNMVLAAHSMGAGTCWIGLIKLLMYLPKWKKFFGVTYPYRLNDCIAVGWPKVQADGHVPREKQVVRWFVDGMNMPPRIEEQGE
- a CDS encoding twin-arginine translocase TatA/TatE family subunit translates to MFGIGMPELIIILVIVLIIFGAGKLPDIGAGIGKSIKNFKKATAEVEENDSDKEKIEDKKS
- a CDS encoding AAA family ATPase, which produces MSETGQFTGASRYVLDSELAQIVNVSMALEMPLLLKGEPGTGKTMLAYAIAESLGMPLIVLNVKSSMKLVEALYQYDTLTRLNDARFGDSNRNVSDIEDYIKMGKIGQAFTADTRTVLLIDEIDKADTDFQDDMLDVLDQMTFDIVEIDKTIRAKTRPVIIITSNAKKDLSDPFLGRCNFHHIAFPDPKMMRKILQVHFSDIDDLLLDNTVDVFYRLRQLESIEKKPATRELINWIRALRADRDFNPKKLAKGEIPFLGVLFKKSRDYEQAFSAVERRRLL
- the panC gene encoding pantoate--beta-alanine ligase, with amino-acid sequence MDILRTAADMQAHSDRMRRQGKTIAFVPTMGFLHEGHLSLLETGKAHGDHLVLSIFVNPTQFAAGEDFASYPKSFEKDAQAAENQGVDVLFAPEATGLYEPGYETYVSLESLPNHLCGIFRPAHFRGVATVVAKLFNIVKPHVAIFGEKDFQQLAVIRRMARDMNFDIKIMGAPIVREPDGLAMSSRNTYLKPEQRPAALSLYKSLVLARQMVAAGETGAAAIIEAARNLIAGFSDTAIDYVAICDPDTLDDMDSLDRPALMALAVRVGTCRLIDNMMLVRP
- a CDS encoding uroporphyrinogen decarboxylase/cobalamine-independent methonine synthase family protein; its protein translation is MKASFYPDRRAALIGSLPMTDHAAATQLVFEHAPDIPLWVQLPAYPAEGMLAQFLPGFPGVSEQNGKLFINTQDPAFHDDVLGFYEAYLAAEQDPSVLDGSVFALDTTVAAGFFEFLNQAGPVADRLFAVKGQITGPFTFATGVTDDQGRALFYDDQLRDVAVKLIAAKARWQARRLAALGRPVIIFFDEPALTAFGSSAYISISRADVTACFEEVFAAVHAEGALAGVHVCANAEWDLILDSSADIVSFDSYSFFDKFVLYADHIRRFIDREGLLAWGIVPTGDKEAIGKETVASLVALWHEQVARVEKLGIDRTTIERLSLITPSCGTGSLDMDSALRVLELNAGVSKALRAGQ
- a CDS encoding AMP-binding protein codes for the protein MTTQPGVKPWTKIPDYFDAAEMTTGILAFNEETCRRCGICSFICPARSIKSDRGPMKWKEGMPWLATVAPDVTNCIACGCCLAACPEGAITIERWFNPGYFYQRLSQTSDLVYPKCYLSTDPAPADTWPAPDPDMLSPRYGSREKWGMRANRLRMTGNVILGGSRFFLNEALRGRLFSTVNGFLSKTPSDISWTDLLEENARRVPDKPFLVYQNESYTYRQVDEQANRMARFLLALGGGQGSGVGILMRNSPRFLDIFFGAQKIGMYVVPINPELKGDGLAYIINHSDIDLLVADAELADAVRSVADRFEQRKKIIVNDIEAEARGMAVPETMDRLSRAYADFSPQHPGTGYRPEDICMIMYTSGTTGPPKGVVYRYNKTSVRLMCLAAHLMLRPSDTYYTPYALCHGNALLATTTMTMGVRATMALARKFSASRFWEDVRRHRATVFNTIGSIIPILMKQPEKPDDADNHVRFVTSSGCPPEMWGPFEKRFGVKLYEAYGAIDGGGKGIFNFGTAPAGSLGRIPRVVNYRLVDDRGRDVPVGVPGELLFEAKKTSGRVEYYKNPAASRKKSGDGWLHTGDLVKQDINGFLYFVGRNTESMRKGGENVSAYEVEQVIMDHPAVEEAAVYAVPSDLAEDDILAAVRLVATKTLTPEDLIAFLSDRLARFAVPRYIRFMDEFPKTSSHRIIKGVLEKEGITDDTFDAQQA
- a CDS encoding LVIVD repeat-containing protein; the encoded protein is MKQRLSRWMITIFCCLWATGVHALVGDIQLLNRWPMAGPNSIAIADIDGTDYVFVGDGEVVSVYDTTPALLSRFDVALSGAADLDKPGEVAGTEGIYGIFYAENHLYVACGNEGLQIFDVTDPLNVGTPTGVYIPRETLGRAKVSDVTVLDGYAYLTYFLLTSEGYDSGIQVIDVTNPANPVLKGESELPDTFADLKRAQGLHVTDIDGTLYAFVADLYNGLAIFDVNVPADPHAEASCYFTYAYDVTVAEIPADSGNYYAYVADDFAGLRIISFDPDEFTNEVDILYGAEGNVIPTCQYAGGSSKALSVTVDPANELVFVGDQYYGLLAIDVSDVAKINTLPGDVDLTGYVTNYATDMTSAYSVCAETGGPTVVYVADAIKGFQRASLVDPMDETTWEITGVENTNTPADADALFIDENTNYIYVVDDDATNAGHDEGLRIFYAIVSEEYLTFLLKGKLPTDGEAKDVYVHDGYVYVADGSKGLKIIDPGLPEDGDDADEDGDNQFVAQPELTGSCVVAGGTGDAMDVVVSGTFAYVAAGAGGLSIINVVNKTAPQEKGVLGGAHISDARAVWVKDVDGNGTDDYAYVADGGNGLKIVDISDKTNPALVKTVALEGTAQSVFELRGRAYVAGGDAGFHVVFVSDLENARLVSGYNAAPFEDVKDVFAAISNESPAVDLLWVATGKTGMGFFTYPPDVPPQLVVHFDTFGDAKAVSVFGDFAFLADGAGGLLATTVSTASGGATDEGWDWLAGIVPVDIHSTTYGGSSGCAVDTVRPAATGLWQSLKKLFHKGSAF
- a CDS encoding acyl-CoA dehydrogenase family protein → MISRGEKVFRLGQRPAFDDMLIGLSAAPKIPAGLVRETREVVALARKFNDEVVRPYTAELDLKMHADPNFIPYEFVSKANEWGFYTMWIPRIFGGRGYNMPSMSVFVEEIGSACLAMANLIGVHYLGVATLCAAWNAAMINRLCRDVAAGEKNGVPCLISLAITEPGAGTDVEEVDLVDRANLSCLARRVEGGYMVNGTKIFISNGHISTWHMLITYTDLEKPSENTVMLAVKTGDKGFSFGRMEHKLGQKGCPASELVFKDCFIPDDRVCFGWDLAGPRPRRDRRAATMQVIDFVVSATRAGVGAFATGGARGAFETALAFAAETEVNGSLLINHEWAQCMLAEMYKNVVVSRLTYVEANHANGRYGFYRLMQQKIMFYYLKYVPAFIVEKIISPLLETPGATWLLRKVMADGQTDEELERCSGMASLSKFAASDAGIRNCHLALEMMGQAGLRHDRRAEKILRDAKLLQIYEGTNQLNRLNLFKNLIGRDYPQATVFDE